CATATAAAGTACCTCCTGCTACAGATACGCCATGCATAGCAGCCTGAACAATAGCGTTTTGTTCCGCATGAAGTGCCCGGCAAAGTTCATGCCTTTGTCCTGAGGGAATTTGAAGCTTTTCTCTTAGACATCCTACCTCTGCACAGTGGGAACATCCTGTAGGTGCCCCGTTATACCCTGTTGATAGGATACGTTTATCTTTTACAATCAATGCTCCAACCTGTCTTCTAAGGCAAGTGGATCTGTCTTTCACTAAATCCACAATCCCCATAAAATATTCATCCCAACTAGGCCTCATAGTATCCCCCCAGCTTATTTTGTTCCAAACAGACGATCTCCTGCGTCTCCTAATCCCGGGACAATATATCCATGATCATTTAATTTTTCATCTAATGCTGCTACATAAATATCAACATCCGGATGATCCTTATTAAGTCTTTCAACCCCTTCAGGAGCTGCAATCAAACATAAAAATCTGATTCTTTGTACACCTTTGTCCTTAATGAATTGAATAGCAGCGGAAGCTGAGCCTCCTGTTGCCAACATAGGATCTAAAACATATATATCTCTCTCAGGAGCATCATAAGGTAATTTGCAGTAATATTCTACAGGCTCTAAGGTTTCCGGATCTCTGTACAATCCTATATGTCCTACTTTAGCTGCTGGAACTAAATTAAGCATTCCATCCACCATGCCAAGTCCTGTGCGAAGAATAGGAACAATACCTAATTTCTTACCAGCCAATGCTTTTGCCTTTGCTTTTGCTACAGGGGTTTCTACTTCAATTTCTTCTAATGGTAAGTCTCTTGTTGCCTCATAACACATGAGCATGGCAATTTCTTCAACCAATTCTCTAAATTCCTTTGAACCTGTTTCTTTGCTTCGCAGCATAGATACTTTGTGTTGAATTAACGGATGATCCATTACATATATTTGTCCCATAATATCCTCCTCGTCTTAATTATCCTCTTCAATTTGTCCAATACGGCGAATATGTCTTTCATCATTGGAAAACTCTGTTCCTAAAAATGTTTCTACGATCTTAAGGGCAAGTCCAGGTCCGATTACTCTGGCGCCCATAGCGAGTATGTTAGCGTCATTGTGTTCTCTTGTAGCTTGTGCGGAAAAACAATCATGGCAAAGGGCTGCCCGAATACCTTTTATTTTATTGGCTGCAATGGAGATACCTATTCCTGTTCCGCAAATCACAATACCTTTGTCACAGGTTCCCTCTGCAACCAGCTTCGCTACGCTTTTCCCAAATTGGGCATAGTCGCAGGACTCGGTGGAGTAGCAGCCTACATCCTTATAGTCAATATTTTTGTCTTCTAAGTATTTAATAATTTCTTGTTTTAATTGGTAGCCGCCATGGTCACTTCCAATCGCTATCATTGGTGTCCCTCCGTTTTTTTCTTTTTTAATATATCACTTCTATAAAATCATAGCAAACCATATTTTTACATATTATGACTTATTTTTAGTACTAATTTTTGTATCAATTGCTGCAGGCTTTCTGCACAGTTTCTGTATTCCTCTATTCGTCCTCCATAGGGATCTTCTACATCTCCAGATTCTTCTACAAATTCTTTTAATGTAAATATTTTACCCTTATATTCCGGAAAGTTGATATGCAAATATTTCTTATGATTGTCAGTCATCGTCAGTATAAGATCCGCATCTTCTATATCCTTTGGTTCTATTTGTCTTGACTTATGCTCATCTAAAGTAAGATCA
The genomic region above belongs to Defluviitalea saccharophila and contains:
- a CDS encoding cytidine/deoxycytidylate deaminase family protein, with amino-acid sequence MRPSWDEYFMGIVDLVKDRSTCLRRQVGALIVKDKRILSTGYNGAPTGCSHCAEVGCLREKLQIPSGQRHELCRALHAEQNAIVQAAMHGVSVAGGTLYVTHQPCVMCAKMAINAGIKRIVFKGAYPDELSIELLKEAGIEMTSFGD
- the upp gene encoding uracil phosphoribosyltransferase, which codes for MGQIYVMDHPLIQHKVSMLRSKETGSKEFRELVEEIAMLMCYEATRDLPLEEIEVETPVAKAKAKALAGKKLGIVPILRTGLGMVDGMLNLVPAAKVGHIGLYRDPETLEPVEYYCKLPYDAPERDIYVLDPMLATGGSASAAIQFIKDKGVQRIRFLCLIAAPEGVERLNKDHPDVDIYVAALDEKLNDHGYIVPGLGDAGDRLFGTK
- the rpiB gene encoding ribose 5-phosphate isomerase B, whose product is MIAIGSDHGGYQLKQEIIKYLEDKNIDYKDVGCYSTESCDYAQFGKSVAKLVAEGTCDKGIVICGTGIGISIAANKIKGIRAALCHDCFSAQATREHNDANILAMGARVIGPGLALKIVETFLGTEFSNDERHIRRIGQIEEDN
- a CDS encoding low molecular weight protein arginine phosphatase; this translates as MKKIMFVCTGNTCRSPMAEALAKRELKKASLNIEVVSRGISVFFTSGASEYAHQAMKDYDLTLDEHKSRQIEPKDIEDADLILTMTDNHKKYLHINFPEYKGKIFTLKEFVEESGDVEDPYGGRIEEYRNCAESLQQLIQKLVLKISHNM